From Pelotomaculum schinkii, the proteins below share one genomic window:
- a CDS encoding polysaccharide biosynthesis protein: MVEERAEAARVNKPVLIVGAGVAGGVVAEILTKRQNSDYKPVGFVDDDISKQRQSIHGLPVLGCRKDIPTLVNRYNISEIIIAIPSAAGRVISQIVEISQTSKARLKILPGFYDFITGRIGIGHIRDIEMNDLLLREPVSLDIGKIAQYLTGQNVLITGAGGSIGSELCLQVAKFSPGELILLGRGENSIYEIESKLKEKFPGLCFKTEIADIKDSVRMKKIFDKYRPKVAYHAAAHKHVRFMEKFPGEAVKNNIIGTQIVAEAAYLAGTDIFVMLSTDKAVNPTSIMGATKRVAEMVIQGMNARGGTRYVAVRFGNVLGSRGSVIPLFKRQIARGGPLTITHPDMVRYFMTTLEAAQLVIQAGVMAKGGEIFVLDMGQPVKILDLAKKLIRLSGYEPEKDIKLLFTGISPGEKLVEQLLAENEKPIPTSHQRIFAVSGCKQDSAKVDAFMNTITNPEFSFQEEKVIDLLQEVLPGFRKASSFLGMVSAE; the protein is encoded by the coding sequence ATGGTTGAAGAGAGGGCAGAAGCAGCTAGGGTAAATAAGCCGGTTTTAATCGTTGGGGCTGGTGTGGCGGGTGGAGTAGTGGCAGAAATCCTGACCAAAAGACAAAACAGCGATTATAAGCCTGTTGGCTTCGTGGACGACGACATAAGTAAGCAAAGGCAAAGCATACATGGTTTACCTGTCTTAGGATGCCGCAAAGACATCCCCACCCTTGTTAACCGATATAACATCAGCGAGATTATTATTGCTATACCCTCCGCAGCGGGGCGGGTAATCAGCCAGATTGTTGAAATCAGTCAGACGAGCAAAGCGCGGCTAAAGATATTACCTGGTTTTTATGACTTCATAACTGGAAGGATAGGAATAGGTCATATTCGGGACATCGAGATGAATGACCTTCTTTTGCGGGAGCCGGTGTCCCTGGATATAGGAAAAATTGCACAGTATTTAACAGGTCAGAATGTGCTGATTACTGGAGCGGGTGGTTCCATAGGTTCTGAATTGTGCCTTCAAGTCGCTAAATTTTCACCTGGAGAGCTTATTTTACTGGGGCGTGGAGAAAACAGCATATATGAAATCGAGTCAAAATTAAAAGAAAAGTTTCCAGGTTTATGTTTTAAAACAGAAATTGCTGATATTAAAGACAGTGTTCGCATGAAAAAAATATTTGATAAATACCGCCCAAAAGTAGCATATCACGCTGCTGCTCACAAACATGTCCGTTTTATGGAGAAATTTCCTGGCGAAGCGGTAAAGAATAATATTATTGGAACTCAAATTGTAGCTGAAGCAGCTTATCTGGCTGGAACTGATATATTTGTCATGCTTTCCACAGACAAAGCAGTAAATCCTACCAGTATCATGGGCGCAACGAAGCGTGTGGCGGAAATGGTTATTCAGGGGATGAATGCCAGGGGTGGAACTCGTTATGTCGCTGTCCGTTTTGGCAATGTTTTGGGAAGCAGGGGGAGTGTTATCCCTTTGTTTAAAAGACAAATTGCAAGGGGTGGCCCGTTAACAATAACACATCCGGATATGGTGCGTTATTTTATGACTACGCTGGAGGCAGCGCAACTTGTTATCCAGGCCGGTGTAATGGCAAAAGGCGGAGAAATCTTTGTTTTAGATATGGGCCAGCCTGTTAAGATTCTCGATTTAGCTAAAAAACTTATAAGGTTATCGGGCTACGAGCCTGAAAAAGATATCAAGTTACTTTTTACTGGAATCTCCCCGGGAGAAAAACTGGTAGAACAGCTGCTTGCAGAAAATGAAAAGCCCATACCCACCAGTCATCAACGTATTTTTGCTGTTAGTGGTTGCAAGCAGGACTCCGCCAAAGTTGATGCTTTTATGAATACCATAACAAACCCGGAGTTTTCATTTCAAGAAGAAAAAGTAATTGATTTATTGCAAGAAGTATTACCTGGCTTTAGAAAAGCAAGTAGTTTTTTGGGGATGGTGTCTGCTGAATGA
- a CDS encoding glycosyltransferase family 4 protein yields MKALFLPTASMNDPASRYRVYQYLDYLRRTGMVADYRAGISDFMYTMFAPYKGLFHKAIFFGLRALNRILAVFIIWRYDVIIIQRLVLPHVYPFPEILICMVGKMIGKRIIFDFDDAIFTTYAHRDKTPAERFSDANRLARVLARCDTVIAGNAYLASYAGAYNANVVIIPTTIDMNRYPAKKYEDKNAGAPYIIGWIGTPSSLPYLNILKPVFQELAQKHNILIRIIGGLSYQCPGVHVEQLPWSLQDEVSHILTFDIGVMPLPGDEYDQGKCGLKLLQYMAAGIPAVASPVGVNKDIIKDWLNGCLACSIEEWVVKISSLLQSTQLRMELGRRGRETVERKYSIQAVLPDFLEVLRG; encoded by the coding sequence TTGAAAGCGCTTTTTTTGCCGACAGCGTCAATGAATGACCCGGCCAGCCGGTACAGGGTTTACCAGTACCTGGATTATTTGCGCCGCACCGGGATGGTTGCTGATTACAGGGCGGGTATATCTGATTTTATGTATACCATGTTCGCTCCCTATAAAGGTTTATTTCATAAGGCCATTTTTTTTGGACTAAGAGCATTAAACCGTATTTTAGCTGTCTTTATTATCTGGCGTTATGATGTGATAATTATCCAGCGCCTGGTTTTACCGCACGTGTACCCGTTTCCTGAAATACTGATCTGTATGGTTGGGAAAATGATTGGCAAACGGATTATATTTGATTTTGACGACGCTATTTTTACAACTTATGCCCACCGTGACAAAACGCCGGCAGAACGGTTTAGTGACGCCAACAGGTTAGCCAGGGTACTGGCGCGGTGTGATACTGTTATTGCCGGCAATGCATATCTGGCGTCTTACGCCGGGGCTTATAACGCTAATGTAGTTATAATACCAACAACAATTGATATGAACAGGTATCCGGCTAAGAAATATGAAGACAAAAATGCGGGCGCCCCATATATTATCGGCTGGATAGGCACGCCCAGTTCACTGCCTTACTTGAACATATTAAAGCCCGTTTTTCAAGAACTTGCCCAAAAGCATAATATCTTAATCCGTATTATCGGAGGACTAAGTTATCAATGCCCCGGTGTTCATGTAGAACAACTGCCCTGGTCGTTACAGGATGAAGTAAGCCATATTCTAACCTTTGACATCGGGGTAATGCCGCTGCCCGGAGATGAATATGATCAGGGAAAATGCGGGTTAAAGCTGCTTCAATACATGGCCGCGGGAATTCCCGCCGTGGCCTCGCCTGTCGGAGTAAATAAGGATATTATTAAAGACTGGTTAAACGGTTGTCTGGCCTGTTCTATTGAGGAATGGGTAGTAAAAATCAGCAGTCTGCTCCAATCAACCCAACTCCGGATGGAACTGGGCAGGCGGGGTAGGGAAACGGTTGAACGTAAGTATTCAATACAGGCTGTTTTACCTGATTTTTTAGAGGTTCTAAGAGGTTAG
- a CDS encoding dTDP-4-dehydrorhamnose 3,5-epimerase family protein has product MRLEVYTIKFIEGVEVRSLKVVPDERGFLMEMLRCDWPEFMKFSQAYITACYPGVVKAWHYHKLQWDHFVCISGMARTVLCDLRDGSPTKGLVNVFHLGSLNPVLLKIPPFIYHGFAAEGNETSLIVNFPTELYNYNQPDEYRLPYNDPSIPYSWEDINR; this is encoded by the coding sequence TTGAGACTGGAGGTGTACACCATCAAATTTATTGAAGGCGTAGAGGTAAGGAGCCTAAAGGTAGTACCCGACGAAAGAGGCTTTCTGATGGAGATGCTGCGCTGTGATTGGCCTGAATTTATGAAATTCTCCCAGGCTTATATAACCGCCTGCTATCCGGGGGTAGTTAAGGCCTGGCATTATCATAAATTGCAGTGGGACCACTTCGTCTGCATATCCGGCATGGCAAGAACGGTCCTCTGTGACCTGCGTGACGGAAGCCCAACCAAAGGGTTGGTGAATGTGTTCCATTTAGGTTCTCTCAATCCGGTATTATTGAAAATCCCCCCTTTTATTTACCATGGTTTTGCAGCGGAGGGGAACGAAACCTCGCTTATCGTGAATTTTCCAACAGAGTTGTATAATTACAACCAACCTGACGAGTATCGCCTGCCGTATAATGATCCTTCAATTCCGTATTCGTGGGAGGATATCAATAGGTGA
- the rfbB gene encoding dTDP-glucose 4,6-dehydratase codes for MKLLVTGGAGFIGSNFIHYILGEHRDWQIIILDKLTYAGNLRNLEGLEQKRCHFVRGDIADPELVKRLVSEGVDIIVNFAAESHVDRSIDNADPFIESNIKGVQVLLEAVRHNGVKKFIQVSTDEVYGSLGLTGSFDENSPLAPNSPYSASKAAADLLCRAYFKTYQLPVIVTRCVNNYGPAQYPEKLIPVIINNAMNDKPVPIYGDGLNVREWIYVMDYCRALREVILAGRIGEVYNIGSGRELNNLELAKEILTYLEKPHSLIQFVKDRPGHDRRYAIDNGKICRELGWRPAYDFTAALHDTIEWYLSHSSWFESWNAASKKSLTS; via the coding sequence GTGAAGCTTCTCGTAACCGGTGGAGCAGGCTTTATTGGCTCAAATTTTATTCACTATATTCTCGGTGAACACCGTGATTGGCAGATCATAATCCTAGATAAGCTAACCTACGCAGGCAACCTGAGGAACTTGGAAGGACTGGAGCAAAAACGCTGTCATTTTGTCAGGGGTGACATTGCCGACCCCGAGTTGGTGAAAAGGCTTGTCAGCGAAGGTGTGGATATAATTGTAAATTTCGCTGCCGAATCACATGTTGACCGGAGTATTGATAACGCAGACCCTTTTATCGAAAGTAATATTAAAGGAGTTCAGGTTCTCCTGGAAGCTGTGCGGCATAACGGGGTTAAAAAGTTTATTCAGGTTTCTACAGATGAAGTATACGGTTCACTTGGTTTAACCGGTAGTTTTGACGAAAATTCGCCTCTTGCTCCTAACAGCCCCTACTCGGCCAGCAAGGCGGCAGCCGATCTTCTCTGCCGGGCTTATTTCAAAACATACCAACTGCCGGTAATTGTGACCCGTTGCGTAAACAATTATGGCCCGGCTCAGTACCCCGAAAAACTCATTCCGGTAATTATCAATAACGCTATGAATGATAAGCCGGTTCCAATTTACGGCGACGGACTGAACGTCCGCGAATGGATTTATGTAATGGACTATTGCCGTGCCCTGAGGGAAGTAATTTTGGCTGGCAGGATTGGAGAAGTTTATAATATCGGCAGCGGCAGGGAACTCAACAATCTTGAACTGGCCAAGGAGATATTGACGTATTTAGAAAAGCCGCATAGTCTCATTCAATTTGTAAAAGACCGCCCGGGGCATGACCGGCGGTACGCGATAGACAACGGTAAAATTTGCCGCGAACTTGGCTGGAGGCCGGCATATGATTTTACCGCGGCGCTGCATGATACCATAGAGTGGTATCTCAGCCACAGCAGTTGGTTTGAGAGTTGGAACGCAGCGTCTAAAAAAAGTCTGACCAGCTAG
- the rfbD gene encoding dTDP-4-dehydrorhamnose reductase: MVTGAAGMLGKAVTAEYISRGMEVIALRRDELDITEFDRVRDVIRAREPDIVVNCAAYTNVDGAESERRRAFLTNGLGPRNLAASCRALGAVLVHISTDYIFDGSKKDPYGIYDVPHPLNIYGSSKLWGERALKEIACPCYIVRTSWLFGPGGNNFVANMIKLGKAKGKASVVNDQSGSPTFTVDLARAIADLSGSGCYGTYHITNQGSTTWYDFAKEIYDMCGLAVNLSSCDSAALARPARRPAYSILDPFPLEETIGYLLPSWEKALARYLEMIKKQGVLI, from the coding sequence ATGGTTACAGGCGCTGCGGGCATGCTGGGAAAGGCCGTTACGGCTGAATATATCAGCCGTGGTATGGAAGTAATTGCTTTGAGACGGGATGAACTGGATATTACTGAATTTGACAGGGTAAGGGATGTTATCAGAGCCCGGGAGCCTGATATTGTTGTTAACTGTGCCGCCTATACAAATGTGGACGGCGCGGAAAGTGAGCGGCGCCGGGCTTTCCTCACGAACGGCCTGGGACCGCGCAATCTGGCGGCCTCGTGCAGGGCGCTGGGAGCAGTACTGGTTCATATCAGCACTGATTATATTTTTGACGGGAGTAAGAAGGACCCTTACGGTATTTATGATGTTCCACACCCCCTGAATATATATGGAAGCAGCAAACTCTGGGGCGAAAGGGCGCTAAAGGAGATTGCATGTCCCTGTTATATCGTCCGTACCAGCTGGCTTTTTGGACCTGGCGGCAATAATTTTGTTGCAAACATGATCAAGCTGGGTAAGGCGAAGGGAAAAGCAAGTGTCGTTAACGACCAGTCGGGAAGCCCCACTTTTACTGTTGACCTGGCCCGGGCTATAGCTGATTTAAGCGGCAGCGGTTGCTACGGTACTTACCATATTACCAATCAGGGGAGTACCACCTGGTATGATTTTGCGAAGGAAATATATGACATGTGCGGCCTGGCAGTAAACTTATCTTCATGTGATAGCGCAGCGCTGGCCCGCCCGGCCAGGCGTCCTGCTTACTCTATATTGGATCCTTTCCCTTTGGAGGAAACCATTGGCTACCTGCTCCCCTCCTGGGAAAAAGCCCTTGCAAGATATCTAGAGATGATCAAGAAACAGGGAGTATTAATATAA
- a CDS encoding nucleotide sugar dehydrogenase: protein MKGLEDRGEQLARIIKEKIIKRETSVAVVGLGYVGLPMAVEQAKAGFFVTGIDKDISKVEKINNGKSYNPDVPDDVLKNLVENGCLRASHSYNLLHAVDIIIICVPTPLKMMKQPDLSYVLTVTREIAGHLKPGQLICLESTTFPGTTQEVVLPILESTGLKAGIDFFLAFSPERVDPGNKNFKPEDISKVVGGVTALCHEVACVFYNQIIKHVVPVTSTEVAEMTKIFENTYRAVNIALVNEFMILCDRMGLDMWEVVDAAATKPFGIQSFYPGPGVGGHCIPVDPLYLAWKALDYDFRLRFIDLAEEVNNQATDYVINKLVRLLNQHKKCLNDSRILVLGVAYKKDIDDIRESPAIKIISSLQKNHADVVYHDPYVPKFKMPGKNGIYLENMDLSVEEINRADCVLILTDHTCLDYQWVVDNARIILDARNATKLVQRGKEKITKI, encoded by the coding sequence ATGAAAGGTTTAGAAGACCGTGGAGAGCAATTAGCAAGAATTATCAAAGAAAAAATTATAAAGCGTGAGACTAGTGTCGCTGTAGTCGGTCTGGGTTATGTTGGTTTGCCGATGGCTGTGGAACAAGCAAAAGCAGGCTTTTTCGTAACAGGAATTGATAAAGATATCAGTAAAGTCGAAAAAATCAACAATGGAAAAAGTTATAACCCCGATGTTCCAGATGATGTTCTCAAAAACCTTGTGGAAAATGGATGCCTAAGGGCGAGCCATTCATACAATCTGCTTCATGCAGTGGATATTATCATTATTTGCGTTCCAACTCCTCTAAAAATGATGAAACAACCGGACCTGTCTTATGTCCTTACTGTTACCAGAGAAATAGCCGGCCATTTAAAACCCGGGCAATTGATATGTCTGGAAAGCACCACTTTTCCGGGAACAACCCAGGAGGTGGTCCTGCCGATCCTGGAGTCTACCGGCCTAAAAGCAGGAATAGATTTCTTTTTGGCGTTTTCCCCTGAAAGAGTGGATCCCGGCAATAAAAATTTCAAACCGGAGGATATATCAAAAGTCGTTGGTGGAGTAACTGCTCTATGTCATGAGGTGGCGTGTGTTTTTTACAACCAAATAATTAAACATGTTGTACCGGTTACATCAACTGAGGTTGCTGAAATGACAAAAATTTTTGAAAACACATATAGGGCGGTTAATATTGCCCTGGTTAACGAGTTTATGATCTTATGCGACAGGATGGGGCTTGATATGTGGGAGGTTGTAGACGCTGCGGCCACCAAGCCTTTTGGTATCCAATCATTTTATCCCGGACCCGGTGTGGGAGGGCATTGTATTCCAGTTGATCCGTTGTACCTTGCCTGGAAGGCCCTGGATTATGATTTTAGGCTTCGTTTTATCGACCTCGCCGAGGAAGTAAATAATCAAGCCACGGATTATGTAATTAACAAATTGGTCAGATTACTCAATCAGCACAAAAAGTGCCTGAATGATTCAAGAATTCTGGTTCTGGGTGTAGCTTATAAAAAGGACATTGATGATATCAGGGAATCGCCTGCTATCAAAATTATAAGTTCGCTCCAGAAAAATCATGCTGATGTGGTTTATCACGACCCTTATGTACCGAAATTCAAAATGCCTGGCAAGAATGGGATATACCTTGAGAATATGGATCTGTCGGTGGAAGAAATAAACAGAGCGGATTGTGTTCTGATTTTAACCGACCACACCTGTCTCGATTATCAATGGGTTGTCGACAACGCCAGGATTATTCTGGACGCGCGAAATGCAACAAAATTAGTACAAAGAGGCAAAGAAAAAATCACAAAAATCTAA
- a CDS encoding peptidoglycan D,D-transpeptidase FtsI family protein, producing MDLLRQKRLVNLFILLIVCFLALAGRLWYVQVRQGALYSGLALEQVSRWVPLEETARGEILDRNLIPLTGTKEENRIIIFPDAVGDKAEVSRGLAEILGIDTALVSGYLQGEPCTLPFLPTPVQASSIQNRGWTGVMVFPVKFRYGDRQLAAQVIGHVGKISSWQEFVDLSKQSRKLYHFGDMVGKAGLEKYYEGALKGSWPQKAVRVFADARGNLLGGPGFLVDERAGDSGRQDLVLTLDARIQEIVEDVMDRKVGKGAVVVMEAGSGDILALASRPGFNPEHLEDNGALAGGNYFDHCTALYQPGSIFKIVVATAALEEGIFTPASRFECTGEKDQLVPCWKKEGHGELDFRQAFAESCNPVFARVGLELGAGKVIEYARRLGLDNQSIGGYPAPADPRQDLNLIAAPYNLAGCSVGQGPVLVTPIQIAAMTNAILTDGMYQEPRLVKEIRNGTGKGEQVAPPEKVRAMSPSTAGVMRSLLEEVTAKGSGQEAMVPVNGSAGKTGSAQIANNEGLVNAWFTGYAPLTQSRYIITVLVEDGESGSKSAAPVFKEIMEQILALPDTF from the coding sequence GTGGATCTTTTAAGGCAGAAGAGGCTGGTAAATCTTTTTATCCTGTTAATAGTTTGTTTTTTAGCGTTAGCGGGGCGGCTATGGTATGTCCAGGTAAGGCAGGGCGCCCTGTATTCCGGTCTGGCCCTGGAACAGGTGAGTCGCTGGGTCCCCTTGGAGGAAACAGCCAGGGGCGAAATTTTGGACCGGAATTTAATACCCTTAACCGGAACAAAAGAAGAAAACAGAATTATTATTTTCCCCGACGCTGTGGGCGACAAAGCAGAGGTCTCCCGCGGTCTGGCCGAAATCCTGGGGATTGACACTGCTCTTGTCTCGGGTTATCTGCAGGGAGAGCCCTGTACTCTACCCTTTCTTCCTACGCCTGTGCAGGCCTCTTCCATTCAAAACAGGGGCTGGACAGGCGTGATGGTCTTTCCGGTGAAGTTTCGTTATGGGGACCGCCAGCTGGCCGCACAAGTCATCGGCCATGTGGGGAAGATTTCTTCCTGGCAGGAATTTGTGGACCTTTCGAAACAGAGCAGAAAGTTGTACCATTTCGGTGACATGGTCGGGAAAGCCGGCCTGGAAAAATATTATGAAGGAGCCTTAAAAGGCTCCTGGCCGCAGAAAGCTGTCCGGGTATTTGCAGACGCCCGGGGCAACCTTTTGGGCGGGCCGGGTTTTTTAGTTGATGAAAGGGCTGGGGACAGCGGCCGGCAGGATCTGGTGCTTACTTTGGATGCCCGGATCCAAGAGATTGTAGAGGACGTTATGGACAGGAAGGTTGGTAAAGGCGCGGTAGTGGTGATGGAAGCCGGTTCAGGTGATATCCTGGCTTTGGCCAGCCGCCCCGGATTTAATCCGGAGCATCTTGAGGACAATGGCGCTTTAGCCGGCGGCAATTATTTTGACCACTGTACTGCTCTATATCAACCCGGTTCCATATTTAAGATTGTGGTTGCCACCGCCGCCCTTGAGGAAGGAATTTTTACCCCCGCCAGCCGTTTTGAGTGTACAGGGGAAAAGGACCAGTTGGTGCCCTGCTGGAAGAAGGAAGGTCATGGGGAACTTGATTTCAGGCAGGCTTTTGCCGAGTCCTGCAACCCGGTTTTTGCCAGGGTTGGCTTGGAATTAGGGGCAGGCAAAGTAATTGAGTATGCCAGGCGCCTGGGATTAGATAACCAGTCCATAGGTGGTTACCCGGCGCCAGCCGACCCCCGTCAGGATTTAAACCTTATAGCGGCTCCCTATAACCTGGCGGGTTGCAGTGTGGGCCAGGGTCCTGTCCTGGTCACCCCGATCCAGATAGCTGCCATGACCAATGCTATTCTTACGGATGGAATGTACCAGGAGCCTCGCCTGGTAAAGGAGATTCGTAACGGCACAGGAAAAGGTGAACAGGTGGCCCCGCCGGAGAAAGTTAGAGCAATGTCCCCGTCGACAGCCGGGGTGATGCGCTCGCTTCTGGAGGAAGTTACCGCCAAGGGTTCCGGCCAGGAAGCTATGGTTCCTGTAAACGGCAGCGCCGGCAAGACGGGTTCGGCTCAGATTGCGAACAATGAAGGGCTGGTAAACGCCTGGTTTACAGGTTACGCTCCGCTTACACAATCCCGCTATATCATAACTGTTCTCGTTGAGGATGGCGAGAGCGGCAGTAAATCGGCGGCTCCCGTATTCAAGGAGATCATGGAGCAAATATTGGCGCTGCCTGATACTTTTTAA
- a CDS encoding class I SAM-dependent methyltransferase: MPFTEYEENPVLSPQSDNKIHTKNCPCCYICGHQGHNLYHGLIDRLFCAPGEWNLKKCSNPECGLVWLDPEPLMEEVGKAYKNYYTHQDNSCNSDTLPRRLYKSAKEGYLARRYGYYRESVNIYKKLLGLLLYFHPGRRENMDFSVMYQQSQPNRLLLDIGCGSGHKLKFLQDLGWDTEGLDLDPVAVDNARAKGLKVRLGDLQSQNYPDHCFDVITMSHLIEHVYDPLGLLCECRRILKPGGRLVVITPNSESWGHKLFKNSWLALDPPRHLHIFSLASLQLLARKSGFEKYKISTTIREANGLFAASKIIQRTGKYLWGSRIPFTLRLWSRGMQFVEWALLKLKPGCGEEIAMVVEK, translated from the coding sequence GTGCCGTTCACCGAATATGAAGAAAATCCTGTGTTATCTCCGCAAAGTGATAATAAAATCCACACTAAAAATTGTCCATGTTGTTACATTTGCGGCCATCAAGGCCATAACTTGTACCATGGGTTAATAGACCGTCTCTTTTGCGCGCCAGGAGAATGGAATCTCAAAAAGTGTTCAAACCCTGAATGCGGCCTGGTGTGGCTGGATCCGGAGCCATTGATGGAAGAAGTGGGTAAGGCTTATAAAAACTACTATACCCACCAGGACAACAGTTGTAATTCTGATACTTTGCCACGGCGCTTATATAAATCGGCAAAAGAAGGTTACTTGGCTCGGAGATACGGTTATTACAGAGAGTCGGTCAATATTTATAAGAAGCTGCTGGGGCTGTTGCTTTACTTTCATCCGGGCCGGCGGGAAAACATGGATTTCAGTGTTATGTATCAGCAGTCACAGCCCAATAGGCTATTGCTTGACATTGGATGCGGCAGTGGACATAAGCTAAAGTTTTTGCAAGACCTGGGCTGGGATACAGAAGGTCTGGATTTGGATCCCGTGGCAGTTGATAACGCAAGAGCTAAAGGACTGAAAGTGCGCCTTGGTGACCTTCAGTCCCAGAATTATCCGGACCATTGTTTTGATGTCATAACCATGAGCCACCTTATTGAGCACGTTTATGATCCCCTCGGACTTTTATGTGAATGCCGCCGTATTCTTAAACCTGGCGGGCGCCTGGTGGTGATTACACCGAATAGTGAAAGTTGGGGGCATAAGCTGTTTAAAAACAGTTGGCTTGCTCTGGACCCTCCAAGGCATTTGCATATTTTTTCTCTCGCGTCGCTGCAACTGCTCGCGAGAAAATCGGGTTTTGAAAAATATAAAATATCAACTACAATCAGAGAGGCGAACGGACTTTTCGCAGCCAGTAAAATAATTCAGCGTACCGGTAAATACTTATGGGGCAGCCGCATACCATTCACCCTTCGTCTTTGGTCACGCGGCATGCAATTTGTGGAATGGGCGTTATTAAAATTGAAACCGGGCTGCGGTGAAGAAATTGCCATGGTGGTGGAGAAATAG
- a CDS encoding glucose-1-phosphate thymidylyltransferase, producing the protein MFRLKALILCGGKGTRLRPLTHTMAKQLIPVANKPIIQIVIEQVRDAGISDIGIVISPETGEQVRKAIGNGARWDATINYILQNEPGGLAHAVKSARLFLEDYPFLMFLGDNLIQGGVSQSVKDFNNSSNEAMIHLKEVANPCQFGVAVLGDNKQVVRLIEKPAEPPSNLAMVGIYLFRPAIHSAIDRIKPSWRGELEITDAIQAMIESGNPVEAKILEGWWLDTGKKDDILEANRVVLDEYTRPVCNGQVDQNSRVVGRVAIGSGSKVVNSVIRGPAVIGENVMIEDSFIGPYTALGNKSVLENVSIEHSVVLNNCFLKDVERIEDSLIGNNTRVSRVMDQRKAVRIFLGDDSEVLI; encoded by the coding sequence GTGTTTCGTTTGAAGGCTCTTATTTTATGCGGTGGAAAGGGAACACGTCTGCGGCCGCTGACCCATACCATGGCAAAACAGCTTATTCCGGTAGCGAATAAACCCATCATACAAATTGTAATTGAACAGGTCCGGGACGCGGGTATTAGTGATATAGGGATTGTTATCTCCCCCGAAACCGGGGAGCAGGTGCGAAAGGCTATAGGAAACGGCGCGCGCTGGGATGCCACCATTAATTATATTCTACAAAACGAGCCTGGGGGACTCGCCCATGCGGTAAAATCGGCAAGGCTTTTCCTGGAGGACTACCCGTTTCTTATGTTCTTAGGTGACAATTTGATTCAGGGTGGAGTCAGTCAATCAGTAAAGGATTTTAATAACTCGTCAAATGAAGCCATGATCCACTTAAAGGAGGTCGCCAATCCGTGCCAGTTCGGAGTTGCCGTACTTGGCGACAATAAGCAGGTTGTAAGGCTTATAGAAAAGCCGGCAGAACCGCCCAGCAATCTGGCCATGGTGGGCATATATCTTTTTCGACCGGCTATCCACAGCGCTATAGACAGGATTAAACCATCCTGGCGCGGGGAGCTGGAAATAACGGACGCCATACAAGCGATGATTGAATCAGGCAATCCTGTTGAGGCCAAAATTTTGGAAGGATGGTGGCTGGATACGGGTAAAAAGGACGACATCCTGGAAGCAAACCGTGTGGTTCTGGACGAATATACCCGCCCCGTATGCAACGGGCAGGTGGACCAGAACAGCAGGGTTGTGGGTAGGGTTGCGATCGGCAGCGGGAGCAAGGTTGTAAATAGTGTCATTCGCGGGCCGGCAGTGATCGGTGAAAATGTGATGATAGAAGATTCCTTTATTGGACCATATACTGCTTTAGGCAATAAGAGCGTGCTTGAAAATGTAAGCATTGAGCATTCGGTTGTCCTTAACAACTGTTTTTTAAAAGATGTAGAGAGAATTGAGGACAGCCTTATCGGCAACAACACCAGGGTTAGCCGGGTTATGGACCAGCGCAAGGCCGTCCGTATATTCCTTGGTGATGATTCGGAAGTATTGATTTGA